Proteins encoded together in one Microplitis mediator isolate UGA2020A chromosome 7, iyMicMedi2.1, whole genome shotgun sequence window:
- the LOC130671419 gene encoding uncharacterized protein LOC130671419, which yields MLIRIFFITLFVCALSQVNCEKNEISIPEIIKILQDGKSSTPTPITTSTTPVTTSTAAPKKGGLSNFAGTIVNNTKHAIHYSSNIVLGGVKNVGNVIQGGWNIADNVVDGSLDFAKKMGALGYKIVTVVPKAVNNVLLDVVKKGQDKLAEKLKNHKKTPTSVTATPTMMPHDNVLWILINGVKYPISDDQIIELADAIKKEREAEKKKPKPDVIPKPEEPYFLLVDEGKAHILTADDLIEIGEEFKKIKEEEAEKKRKEAEKNPK from the exons ATGCTTATTaggatttttttcatcactctCTTTGTCTGTGCATTGagccag gtaaACTGtgagaaaaatgaaataagtattccggaaataataaaaatcttgcAGGATggg AAATCTTCAACTCCTACTCCTATTACTACTTCGACTACTCCTGTTACTACTTCCACTGCTGCACCTAAAAAAGGAGGATTGTCAAATTTCGCGGGcact ATTGTGAATAATACAAAGCACGCTATTCATTATAGCAGCAACATTGTATTGGGCGGagtaaaaaatgttggaaatgTAATACAAGGTGGTTGGAATATCGCTGACAATGTCGTTGACGGTAGTTTAGATTTCGCTAAAAAAATGGGTGCACTTGGATACAAAATAGTAACAGTAGTACCAAAAGCCGTCAATAATGTCTTACTGGATGTTGTCAAAAAAGGACAAGATAAATTAGCcgaaaaacttaaaaatcataaaaaaactcCGACTTCCGTTACTGCAACGCCAACAATGATGCCCCATGATAATGTTTTATGGATACTAATTAACGGTGTTAAATACCCAATTTCTGACGACCAAATTATTGAGCTCGCGGATGCTATCAAAAAGGAGAGAGAAGCCGAGAAGAAGAAACCCAAACCTGATGTTATTCCAAAACCCGAGGAACCATATTTTTTGCTGGTCGATGAGGGCAAAGCGCACATTCTTACTGCGGACGATTTGATTGAAATTGGAGaagagttcaaaaaaattaaagaagaagaagcagaaaaaaagagaaaagaagccgaaaaaaatcctaaataa
- the LOC130671416 gene encoding serine palmitoyltransferase 1 — MSAKFILLETIDIFGIFPHYQTLLGAFLVLWLIWLFAKRRFNAVSSPKHPTDEEVQAKLSTWHPEPLIAESPAHPSLKPRLISSVSGKRIIVDGKDCLNLGSHNYLGLLGDERIKERATATVQKYGVGSCGPRGFYGTVDVHLELEERLAKFMEAEEAIVYSYGFSTIASAIPAYCKRKDIVFADEKVNFAIQKGLDASRSPIRYFKHNDVEDLERLLMEQAAVDRKDTKKAGKIRRFLIVEGIYINTGLVCPLPELVKLCRKYKLRIFVDESISFGTLGKTGKGVTEYFGVPRHEVDMIMGSLEWAVGSIGGFCVGSTFVIEHQRLSGLGYCFSASLPPLLTAAAIKSLDIMEEDPGVFKKLQDNCLVIQEKLKGLKHFEVSALPESPVKHLFLKNTFARAEEQELLSKISDRCIDNNLAVIQPVYLEAERQLPRPSLRLCASSNFDSDDIEFIFETLEKCSKEILD; from the exons atgagtgcgaaatttattttactggaaacaattgatatttttggaatttttcctCACTATCAAACACTACTCGGTGCATTTTTGGTTCTCTGGTTAATTTGGCTGTTTGCAAAACGTCGTTTCAATGCCGTGAGTTCACCAAAGCACCCGACCGACGAAGAAGTCCAAGCAAAATTATCAACCTGGCACCCGGAGCCTCTGATAGCAGAGTCACCGGCTCACCCGTCACTGAAACCTCGACTGATATCATCAGTGTCCGGGAAGCGGATCATCGTCGACGGTAAAGATTGTCTCAACTTAGGAAGTCATAATTATCTAGGTCTACTGGGTGACGAACGCATCAAAGAAAGAGCGACCGCGACTGTTCAAAAATATGGAGTCGGTTCATGCGGTCCCCGGGGATTCTACGGCACCGTCGACGTACATCTCGAACTGGAGGAACGTCTCGCCAAATTCATGGAGGCCGAGGAAGCCATTGTCTATTCCTACGGCTTCAGTACGATAGCATCAGCAATTCCCGCTTATTGCAAACGCAAAGACATCGTTTTCGCAGATGAAAAAGTCAACTTCGCTATACAGAAAGGTCTAGATGCTTCGCGGTCACCGATACGTTACTTCAAACACAACGATGTCGAGGACTTGGAACGTCTGCTGATGGAACAAGCGGCTGTTGATAGAAAGGACACCAAGAAGGCGGGTAAAATAAGAAGATTTTTGATTGTCGAGGGAATTTACATCAACACTGGGCTCGTTTGTCCGCTTCCTGAGCTGGTGAAACTCTGCaggaaatataaattacgTATTTTTGTTGATGAGTCCATTTCATTTGGAACATTGGGTAAAACTGGTAAAGGTGTCACTGAATATTTTGGAGTTCCACGTCATGAAGTTGATATGATTAtgg GTTCACTGGAATGGGCAGTAGGTTCAATAGGAGGCTTCTGCGTTGGCTCGACCTTCGTAATCGAGCACCAGAGATTATCAGGACTCGGTTACTGTTTCTCAGCATCACTGCCCCCGTTGCTGACAGCAGCGGCAATAAAGTCTCTGGACATAATGGAGGAGGATCCCGGAGTATTTAAGAAACTCCAAGACAATTGTCTGGTGATCCAGGAAAAACTGAAGGGGCTGAAGCATTTCGAGGTCTCGGCACTGCCGGAGTCTCCAGTAAAACACTTGTTCCTGAAGAATACTTTCGCCAGAGCTGAAGAGCAGGAGCTGCTCAGCAAAATCAGCGACAGATGTATCGATAATAATCTGGCGGTGATACAACCGGTTTACTTGGAAGCTGAACGTCAACTTCCGCGTCCTAGTTTACGTTTATGCGCATCAAGTAATTTTGACAGCGACgacattgaatttatttttgagacTTTGGAAAAGTGTTCGAAAGAAATTttagattaa
- the LOC130671418 gene encoding 60S acidic ribosomal protein P0, giving the protein MGREDKASWKSNYFLKLIQLLDDYPKCFIVGADNVGSKQMQQIRMSLRGNAVVLMGKNTMMRKAIRGHIERNAALEKLLPHIRGNVGFVFTRGDLVEVRDKLVENKVRAPARAGAIAPLSVIIPAQNTGLGPEKTSFFQALSIPTKISKGTIEIINDVHILKPGDKVGASEATLLNMLNISPFSYGLLVEQVYDSGTIFAPEILDIKPEDLKEKFMAGVANLAAVCLAVGYPTVASAPHSIVNGFKNLLAVAAVTDVEFEQAKTIKEFIKDPSKFAAVAAAPAATAAAAAPVADKKEEKKEDSESEDDDMGFGLFD; this is encoded by the exons ATGGGTAGGGAGGACAAAGCATCCTGGAAATCAAACTATTTCCTAAAACTCATT CAATTGTTGGACGATTACCCAAAATGTTTCATCGTGGGCGCGGACAATGTTGGTTCAAAGCAGATGCAGCAAATCCGTATGTCCCTGCGTGGAAACGCAGTGGTACTTATGGGAAAGAACACCATGATGCGTAAAGCCATCCGTGGTCACATTGAACGCAACGCGGCGTTGGAAAAATTATTGCCACACATCCGCGGTAACGTTGGGTTCGTTTTCACCCGTGGCGACCTCGTCGAGGTTCGTGACAAGCTGGTGGAGAACAAAGTACGGGCTCCAGCTCGTGCTGGTGCGATCGCCCCACTCAGTGTCATCATTCCGGCACAAAACACTGGTCTGGGTCCAGAGAAAACTTCTTTCTTCCAGGCTCTTAGTATCCCCACCAAGATTTCCAAGGGTACTATTGAAATCATC aaCGATGTCCACATCTTGAAACCTGGTGACAAAGTCGGAGCTTCAGAAGCAACACTTCTGAACATGTTGAACATCTCTCCGTTCTCGTACGGTCTTTTGGTCGAACAGGTTTACGACTCTGGCACCATTTTCGCTCCAGAAATCTTGGACATCAAGCCAGAAGATTTGAAAGAGAAATTCATGGCTGGAGTTGCCAATTTGGCAGCAGTTTGTTTGGCTGTCGGCTACCCGACAGTCGCCAGTGCTCCTCACAGCATCGTCAATGGATTCAAGAACTTGTTGGCTGTGGCTGCAGTTACTGACGTTGAGTTCGAACAAGCCAAGACCATCAAAGAGTTCATCAAG gATCCCAGCAAATTTGCCGCCGTTGCTGCCGCTCCAGCTGCCACAGCAGCCGCCGCTGCTCCAGTTGCTGACAAGAAGGAAGAAAAGAAAGAAGATTCTGAATCCGAGGATGACGATATGGGTTTCGGTCTCTTTGactaa
- the LOC130671407 gene encoding glutamate--cysteine ligase catalytic subunit, whose protein sequence is MGLLTEGHPLSWEETKKLSQHVRKHGILQFINLYKKLRDREGDVLKWGDEVEYMLVKLDDDKKTAKLSLRSYELMVKLNEKEQADPSGVKCLWRPEFGAYMIEGTPGQPYGGLLAHFNIVEANMRHRRLEAEEQLKPGEVLMTFTNFLRLGSPDSTEPPAKPTPDAGYQRSLFLPDEAVFPGHPRFKTLATNIRQRRGEKVIINVPIYKDENVPKPFREDLSALGDDGRSAKVAKDDHIYMDAMGFGMGCCCLQVTFQASNIQEARTLYDQLTPLCPIMLALTAASPVYRGYLADIDSRWFVVSNSVDCRTRGERGLEPLKDGEFVINTSRYGSVESYLSEQGDKYNDTQLLYDKEVYKQLMDNGIDRLLAQHVAHLFIRDSICLMSTQLDQNDETDTDHFENIQSTNWRSMRFKPPPPNSSIGWRVEFRPCDVQMTDFENAAVVCFIVLLSRVILSYNLNLLMPISKVIENMSRGEKRDAVNKQKFWFRKDIASADGKDNSQEADECGEFTVNEIINGKDGVFVGLIPLINSYLNSMNVDADTHCTVQRYLKLIRKRASGELMTTAAWIRKEVVNHPEYKKDSVVNETINYDILKSAYEIQKGVKSCPELLGFCTTSRTTETIPAAIANAEK, encoded by the exons ATGGGTTTGTTAACTGAAGGTCATCCACTCAGTTgggaagaaacaaaaaaactttctCAGCACGTGAGAAAACATGGAATATtacagtttattaatttatataaaaaattgagggACAGAGAAGGTGATGTACTTAAGTGGGGCGacgag gtCGAGTACATGCTGGTTAAATTGGACGATGACAAAAAAACGGCCAAGTTGAGCCTGAGATCGTATGAGCTTATGGTGAAGCTGAATGAGAAGGAGCAAGCAGACCCTAG cGGAGTAAAATGTTTGTGGAGACCGGAGTTCGGTGCTTATATGATTGAAGGTACTCCGGGTCAGCCCTACGGCGGTTTGCTGGCTCACTTTAATATCGTGGAAGCCAACATGAGACACCGGAGGCTGGAGGCTGAGGAACAGCTGAAGCCTGGAGAAGTATTGATGACGTTCACTAATTTCCTGAG ATTGGGTTCTCCTGATTCGACTGAGCCGCCAGCGAAACCTACACCCGATGCTGGGTATCAAAGGAGTCTATTTCTTCCCGACGAAGCCGTTTTTCCAGGTCATCCACGTTTCAAGACACTGGCTACCAACATTAGACAGCGACGTGGAGAAAAAGTAATCATCAATGTGCCCA tctaTAAAGATGAAAACGTTCCAAAGCCATTCCGTGAAGATTTATCAGCTCTAGGGGACGACGGACGCAGTGCAAAAGTCGCTAAAGACGATCACATTTACATGGACGCGATGGGATTCGGTATGGGATGCTGCTGTCTGCAAGTGACATTCCAAGCAAGTAATATTCAAGAAGCGCGtactctgtacgaccaattgACACCCTTGTGTCCCATAAtg TTGGCTCTGACAGCTGCCAGTCCAGTGTACCGGGGCTACCTCGCAGACATCGACAGCCGGTGGTTCGTCGTCTCAAACTCCGTAGACTGTCGCACCAGAGGAGAGCGGGGTCTTGAGCCGCTCAAAGACGGCGAGTTTGTAATTAATACTTCGCGTTACGGCTCCGTCGAGTCTTATCTCAGCGAGCAGGGCGACAAGTACAACGACACCCAACTGCTCTACGACAAAGAGGTTTACAAGCAGCTGATGGACAACGGGATTGATCGTCTTCTGGCGCAGCACGTCGCTCATTTATTCATTCGCGACAGTATTTGTCTCATGTCCACGCAACTGGACCAGAATGATGAGACCGATACCGATCACTTTgag aatataCAATCAACAAACTGGCGATCAATGCGTTTCAAACCACCCCCGCCAAATTCATCAATCGGCTGGCGAGTTGAATTTCGTCCTTGCGACGTCCAAATGACTGATTTTGAAAACGCAGCAGTCGTTTGCTTCATTGTCTTGCTGTCGCGAGTGATCCTGAGCTACAATTTAAATCTACTGATGCCCATTAGCaaagttattgaaaatatgtCACGCGGAGAAAAGCGGGACGCGgttaacaaacaaaaattctgGTTCCGCAAAGACATCGCCTCGGCGGATGGAAAAGATAATTCGCAGGAAGCTGATGAGTGCGGCGAGTTTACtgttaatgaaataataaacggCAAAGACGGTGTCTTTGTTGGACTGATACCGCTTATTAACAGCTACTTGAACAGTATGAATGTAGACGCGGATACTCATTGCACGGTCCAGCGATACTTGAAGCTGATAAGAAAACGCGCGTCAGGTGAACTGATGACTACTGCCGCGTGGATAAGAAAAGAGGTAGTAAATCATCCCGAGTACAAAAAAGATTCAGTTGTCAATGAGACCATTAATtacgatattttaaaaagcgCTTACGAAATTCAAAAGGGCGTTAAATCATGTCCGGAGTTGTTGGGTTTCTGCACGACTTCGAGAACAACTGAAACTATTCCAGCGGCTATTGCTAACGCTGAGAAATAA
- the LOC130671411 gene encoding glutamate--cysteine ligase-like, which yields MGQITEGRALTWEETKHVMEYIRHHGILQFLNLYKKHKNRRDDDFKWGDEIEYSIVKFDDEEKTAKAFFDSHNLMPKLNRKELEDPQKAECLWRLEYSSYQIESTPGKPYGGSLEEFNKVESNMLRRRVEAREFLKPDESLLTITVFPRLGCSNFCYPAAKPTPRKGINTSLFLPDEAICQGHDRWQAITRNVRSRREGRFSINMPIYRDKKVVKPFREDLAALGDDGQSQKEATDDHVYMDATGFGMGSCCLQVTMLGQNITQARELYDQLTAFCPVMIALTAAAPAFRGYLTEVDNRYIAIRDSIDDRTPGERGVGPLKEGEILQRSGRNGAVEWYLSEEGQRYNDLPLEYDRKWLNLLMDNGVDKILAQHIAHLFTRDCVCILSSQVYIDDEKRSDCFESIQGTTWRSMRFKPPPADSDIGWRVEFRPMDIQITDFENAAAVCFIILLAKVIVHFNLNTLIPLSKVEENTMRAQKRDAVNKEKLWFRKDIMSHATDQPIDQEYGEFSLNEIINGKQGHFIGIIPLINSYIDSCNVDTETRSTIQRFLDLFGGRASGKLLTDAAWMRKQIINHPDYKEDAVVSERINYDLLKSIDLIAHGHQPCPDLFGSHLLPKIP from the exons atgGGACAAATTACTGAAGGCAGAGCTTTGACGTGGGAAGAAACTAAACATGTTATGGAATACATAAGACATCATGGGatattacaatttttgaatttatacaAAAAGCATAAGAACAGGAGAGACGATGACTTCAAGTGGGGAGATgag ATTGAGTACTCGATTGTAAAGTTTGATGATGAGGAAAAAACAGCCAAGGCATTCTTTGACTCGCATAATTTGATGCCGAAGCTCAATAGAAAAGAACTCGAAGATCCTCA GAAGGCAGAGTGTCTTTGGAGACTAGAGTACAGTTCGTATCAGATCGAGTCAACGCCTGGAAAACCTTACGGTGGATCATTGGAGGAGTTTAATAAAGTGGAGTCGAATATGCTGAGACGAAGAGTTGAAGCGAGGGAATTTTTGAAGCCTGATGAAAGTCTTTTGACGATTACTGTATTTCCGAG ATTGGGGtgtagtaatttttgttatcCGGCTGCGAAACCGACACCGAGGAAAGGAATTAATACCAGTTTGTTTCTTCCCGATGAAGCTATATGTCAGGGTCATGACAGGTGGCAAGCTATAACGAGAAATGTGAGATCGCGTCGAGAAGGaagattttcaattaatatgccga TTTATAGGGACAAAAAGGTAGTGAAACCGTTTAGAGAGGACTTGGCGGCTTTAGGTGATGATGGACAAAGTCAGAAGGAAGCTACAGATGATCACGTCTATATGGATGCAACGGGATTCGGAATGGGAAGTTGTTGTTTGCAAGTGACGATGCTTGGGCAAAATATCACACAAGCGAGGGAATTGTATGATCAACTGACAGCATTTTGTCCGGTTATG ATCGCTTTGACAGCAGCAGCTCCTGCGTTCCGTGGGTACCTTACGGAAGTTGATAACAGATATATAGCTATTAGAGACTCGATAGATGACAGAACACCAGGAGAACGTGGGGTTGGACCTCTGAAGGAGGGCGAAATTCTTCAGAGAAGCGGGAGGAATGGAGCAGTTGAGTGGTATCTTAGCGAAGAAGGTCAGAGGTACAACGATCTTCCACTGGAGTATGATAGAAAGTGGCTGAATTTACTGATGGATAATGGGGTTGACAAAATTCTTGCTCAACATATTGCTCACCTGTTTACGCGAGACTGCGTATGCATTCTGAGTAGTCAGGTTTATATAGATGATGAAAAACGATCGGATTGTTTTGAAAGTATTCAAGGGACAACCTGGAGATCGATGAGATTCAAACCGCCACCGGCTGATTCGGATATCGGCTGGCGAGTTGAGTTCCGGCCAATGGATATTCAAATTACAGACTTTGAGAATGCCGCGGCAGTCTGTTTTATCATTTTACTGGCAAAGGTTATCGTCCACTTCAATTTGAATACTTTAATACCACTGAGTAAAGTTGAAGAAAATACGATGAGAGCGCAGAAACGTGACGCCGTAAACAAGGAAAAATTGTGGTTCCGCAAAGACATCATGTCCCATGCAACAGACCAACCGATTGATCAAGAGTACGGGGAATTCTCactaaatgaaataataaatggaaAGCAAGGCCACTTTATCGGTATCATACCCCTGATAAATTCTTACATTGACAGCTGTAATGTTGACACCGAAACTCGCAGTACAATCCAACGATTTTTGGATCTCTTTGGCGGACGTGCCTCCGGTAAACTTTTAACCGACGCCGCTTGGATGCGGAAACAAATAATCAATCACCCGGACTACAAAGAAGACGCAGTAGTTTCCGAGCGTATCAATTACGATCTGCTGAAGTCGATCGATCTAATTGCTCATGGTCATCAACCATGTCCAGATTTATTTGGCTCTCACTTACTCCCGAAAATaccttaa